A window of Bacteroidales bacterium contains these coding sequences:
- a CDS encoding glutamine--tRNA ligase: MNNEKINNPEEVKVQKNFIEEIIDSHLQEGRFDHVLTRFPPEPNGYLHIGHAKSICLNFGLAKKYNGKCNLRFDDTNPTKEEEEYVNSIKEDIKWLGFEWANEFYASDYFQQLFEWAEKLIKDNNAYVCEC; encoded by the coding sequence AAATAAATAATCCAGAGGAAGTAAAAGTACAAAAAAATTTCATAGAAGAAATTATAGATTCTCATTTGCAAGAAGGGCGTTTTGACCATGTTTTAACGCGTTTTCCTCCAGAACCTAATGGCTATTTGCATATTGGTCATGCAAAGAGCATTTGCTTAAATTTTGGATTGGCAAAAAAATATAACGGGAAATGTAATTTACGTTTTGACGACACAAATCCAACGAAAGAAGAGGAAGAATATGTTAATTCCATTAAAGAAGACATTAAATGGCTTGGATTTGAGTGGGCAAACGAGTTTTATGCAAGTGATTATTTCCAGCAACTTTTTGAATGGGCAGAAAAATTGATTAAAGACAATAATGCTTATGTTTGTGAATGT